One window of Quercus robur chromosome 5, dhQueRobu3.1, whole genome shotgun sequence genomic DNA carries:
- the LOC126728843 gene encoding uncharacterized protein LOC126728843 encodes MAGEPKRRNPNLYCHYHQDHGHMTEDCRNLWDHLEQLVREGKLKQLLHHSSGRVGQVGSEMRGDASSRLGTINVIFAAPGRTGSCPSRVLSVFRPPAEDHCQASKRARVDIPLILGFSDEDKVGTIQLYDDALVVTLRIGGYDVKRVMIDQSSAADIMYPDLYKGLRLKPEDLAAYSSSLVSFEGMMVIPKGQIILHVQIGIDVVEVDFIVVDVFSPYTDIMDRPWLHTLGAVSSTLHQKVKYPSGGQVLEIVGSQVAAR; translated from the coding sequence atggcaggAGAGCCTAAGAGACGCAACCCGAACctttattgccactatcatcaggatcatgggcaCATGACagaggattgcaggaatttatgggaccatttGGAGCAGCTGGTCCGAGAGGGGAAATTgaagcaactcttgcatcattccagtggtaGGGTAGGCCAAGTAGGCTCAGAGATGCGTGGGGACGCTTCTTCAAGACTCGGCACAATAAACGTTATTTTTGCTGCCCCAGGGAGGACTGGATCTTGTCCTTCCAGGGTACTGTCGGTGTTTCGACCTCCGGCCGAGGATCATTGCCAAGCGTCAAAAAGAGCCAGGGTGGACATCCCcctgattttgggcttttcggatgaggacaaggttggaaccatacagcTCTATGATGATGCTCTGGTGGTCACGCTGAGAATTGGTGGGTACGATGTaaaaagggtgatgattgatcaaaGTAGTGCTGCTGATATAATGTACCCAGATTTGTATAAGGGGCTAAGATTGAAGCCTGAGGACTTAGCAGCCTACAGTTCCTCTCTGGTGAGTTTTGAGGGAATGATGGTCATTCCAAAAGGACAGATCATACTACATGTGCAAATCGGTAtagatgtggtggaggtggacttcattgttgTAGATGTTTTCTCTCCATACACGGATATTATGGACAGACCTTGGCTTCACACCCTAGGAGCAGTCTCATCTACTCTACATCAGAAAGTGAAGTACCCATCTGGGGGCCAAGTATTGGAGATAGTAGGAAGCCAGGTTGCAGCTCGGTAA
- the LOC126727427 gene encoding F-box/LRR-repeat protein At5g02910-like isoform X1, with product MEEESSGFIHSFSDRYYTTNNSEEEEEEEEDHRTKSRKHAPILEEGKDRISTLPDSVLLSILSFLPTKEAIKTGVLSKRWAYLWTSVSSLSFELEEYYSESCLVKSIHDFTRAFDPTSAVDPIDDFTSAVDHTLLLHRAPKLTNFSVRFKYRTKLKARLDLWVWFATSAKVSQLSLHLSPPYYLDFDGYQLPQHLYTNEFVSEFNFSYCKVFPNGLLHWSSLKHLCIGQSAMCDDVIREVLMGSPRLESLELHDCWEFNRLDIVSESLRKLVIDSYVIDMLKGNVRELELEIVAPKIHSLEILGNFEKIKCRIKDVSALVEAKLDFDMRKSSECYFDDDYYSETYKEYYEEEEDYKEYQDIVRDILDSVHHVKKLTVGNWCLMIVSIMSVQDLPSPLSKCQCLTIVTSMEKWSLPGIGILLQSSPYVETLNFDFPSSRPPLKFLVSRYDEVNHWKSKEIYFKFLLRCLKSIKIKLFYFEGIHTKEFIFLVQFLLTNANVLEKMVITNALPMRISTSNMPLKSLQVALKLLNFPRSSPHAVVMFPYQ from the exons ATGGAGGAAGAAAGCTCTGGTTTTATCCACAGCTTCTCTGACCGATACTATACCACCAATAattctgaagaagaagaagaagaagaagaagatcatcGAACCAAAAGCCGCAAACACGCACCAATCTTAGAAGAAGGTAAAGATCGAATCAGCACCTTACCTGACTCCGTCCTCCTCAGCATCCTCTCCTTCTTGCCCACCAAAGAAGCTATCAAAACAGGCGTTTTATCCAAAAGATGGGCCTATCTTTGGACCTCCGTTTCCTCTCTCAGTTTCGAACTCGAAGAATATTACTCCGAAAGTTGTCTCGTCAAAAGCATCCACGATTTCACCCGTGCCTTTGATCCCACCAGTGCCGTAGATCCCATCGACGATTTCACCAGTGCCGTAGATCACACCCTGCTTTTACACAGGGCTCCTAAACTCACAAACTTCTCAGTTCGATTCAAGTACAGGACAAAACTAAAGGCTCGCCTCGATCTTTGGGTTTGGTTCGCCACATCTGCCAAAGTAAGCCAACTTAGTCTACATTTATCACCTCCTTATTATCTCGATTTTGATGGATACCAATTGCCTCAGCATCTCTACACCAATGAGTTTGTTTCTGAATTCAATTTTAGTTACTGCAAAGTTTTCCCTAATGGGTTATTACATTGGAGTTCACTCAAGCACTTGTGTATTGGGCAATCGGCCATGTGCGATGATGTGATAAGGGAAGTGTTAATGGGTAGTCCTAGACTTGAATCCTTGGAATTGCATGATTGTTGGGAGTTTAATCGGTTGGATATAGTGTCCGAGAGTTTGAGAAAGTTGGTGATAGATAGCTATGTGATAGATATGTTGAAAGGCAATGTCCGTGAGTTGGAATTGGAAATTGTGGCTCCAAAGATCCATTCTTTGGAAATTCTGGGTAATTTTGAAAAGATTAAGTGTCGGATAAAGGATGTGTCGGCATTAGTTGAGGCTAAACTCGATTTCGACATGCGGAAGAGTAGTGAATGTTATTTCGATGATGATTACTACTCCGAGACTTATAAGGAGTATTATGAGGAGGAGGAAGATTATAAGGAGTACCAAGACATTGTGAGAGACATTCTTGACAGTGTGCATCATGTCAAGAAACTCACTGTTGGCAATTGGTGTCTCATG ATTGTATCTATAATGTCTGTGCAAGATCTGCCTTCTCCATTATCAAAGTGCCAATGTTTAACAATTGTAACAAGCATGGAAAAATGGAGCCTTCCTGGCATTGGAATCCTACTTCAAAGTTCGCCTTACGTGGAGACATTGAATTTTGACTTCCCATCCTCCCGCCCCCCGTTAAAG TTTCTAGTAAGTAGATATGATGAAGTGAACCATTGGAAATCAAAGGAGAtctatttcaagtttttgttacGATGCCTCAAGTCTATCAAGATcaagcttttttattttgaaggaATCCACACAAAGGAATTCATTTTCTTGGTACAATTTCTACTTACGAATGCAAATGTGTTGGAGAAGATGGTTATCACTAACGCCCTGCCTATGCGAATTTCAACATCTAATATGCCACTTAAATCTCTACAAGTGGCTCTAAAGTTGTTAAATTTCCCTAGATCCTCTCCTCATGCAGTAGTTATGTTCCCATATCAGTAA
- the LOC126727427 gene encoding putative F-box protein At1g49610 isoform X2 gives MEEQSSGFIHSFSDGYYPTNNSEEEEEEDEDHQTKRRKHAPILEEGEDRISTLPDSVLLSILSFLPTKEAIKTGVLSKRWAYLWTSVSSLSFELEEYYSESCLVKSIHDFTRAFDPTSAVDPIDDFTSAVDHTLLLHRAPKLTNFSVRFKYRTKLKARLDLWVWFATSAKVSQLSLHLSPPYYLDFDGYQLPQHLYTNEFVSEFNFSYCKVFPNGLLHWSSLKHLCIGQSAMCDDVIREVLMGSPRLESLELHDCWEFNRLDIVSESLRKLVIDSYVIDMLKGNVRELELEIVAPKIHSLEILGNFEKIKCRIKDVSALVEAKLDFDMRKSSECYFDDDYYSETYKEYYEEEEDYKEYQDIVRDILDSVHHVKKLTVGNWCLMIVSIMSVQDLPSPLSKCQCLTIVTSMEKWSLPGIGILLQSSPYVETLNFDFPSSRPPLKFLVSRYDEVNHWKSKEIYFKFLLRCLKSIKIKLFYFEGIHTKEFIFLVQFLLTNANVLEKMVITNALPMRISTSNMPLKSLQVALKLLNFPRSSPHAVVMFPYQ, from the exons CTGACTCCGTCCTCCTCAGCATCCTCTCCTTCTTGCCCACCAAAGAAGCTATCAAAACAGGCGTTTTATCCAAAAGATGGGCCTATCTTTGGACCTCCGTTTCCTCTCTCAGTTTCGAACTCGAAGAATATTACTCCGAAAGTTGTCTCGTCAAAAGCATCCACGATTTCACCCGTGCCTTTGATCCCACCAGTGCCGTAGATCCCATCGACGATTTCACCAGTGCCGTAGATCACACCCTGCTTTTACACAGGGCTCCTAAACTCACAAACTTCTCAGTTCGATTCAAGTACAGGACAAAACTAAAGGCTCGCCTCGATCTTTGGGTTTGGTTCGCCACATCTGCCAAAGTAAGCCAACTTAGTCTACATTTATCACCTCCTTATTATCTCGATTTTGATGGATACCAATTGCCTCAGCATCTCTACACCAATGAGTTTGTTTCTGAATTCAATTTTAGTTACTGCAAAGTTTTCCCTAATGGGTTATTACATTGGAGTTCACTCAAGCACTTGTGTATTGGGCAATCGGCCATGTGCGATGATGTGATAAGGGAAGTGTTAATGGGTAGTCCTAGACTTGAATCCTTGGAATTGCATGATTGTTGGGAGTTTAATCGGTTGGATATAGTGTCCGAGAGTTTGAGAAAGTTGGTGATAGATAGCTATGTGATAGATATGTTGAAAGGCAATGTCCGTGAGTTGGAATTGGAAATTGTGGCTCCAAAGATCCATTCTTTGGAAATTCTGGGTAATTTTGAAAAGATTAAGTGTCGGATAAAGGATGTGTCGGCATTAGTTGAGGCTAAACTCGATTTCGACATGCGGAAGAGTAGTGAATGTTATTTCGATGATGATTACTACTCCGAGACTTATAAGGAGTATTATGAGGAGGAGGAAGATTATAAGGAGTACCAAGACATTGTGAGAGACATTCTTGACAGTGTGCATCATGTCAAGAAACTCACTGTTGGCAATTGGTGTCTCATG ATTGTATCTATAATGTCTGTGCAAGATCTGCCTTCTCCATTATCAAAGTGCCAATGTTTAACAATTGTAACAAGCATGGAAAAATGGAGCCTTCCTGGCATTGGAATCCTACTTCAAAGTTCGCCTTACGTGGAGACATTGAATTTTGACTTCCCATCCTCCCGCCCCCCGTTAAAG TTTCTAGTAAGTAGATATGATGAAGTGAACCATTGGAAATCAAAGGAGAtctatttcaagtttttgttacGATGCCTCAAGTCTATCAAGATcaagcttttttattttgaaggaATCCACACAAAGGAATTCATTTTCTTGGTACAATTTCTACTTACGAATGCAAATGTGTTGGAGAAGATGGTTATCACTAACGCCCTGCCTATGCGAATTTCAACATCTAATATGCCACTTAAATCTCTACAAGTGGCTCTAAAGTTGTTAAATTTCCCTAGATCCTCTCCTCATGCAGTAGTTATGTTCCCATATCAGTAA
- the LOC126727427 gene encoding F-box/LRR-repeat protein At5g02910-like isoform X6 translates to MEEESSGFIHSFSDRYYTTNNSEEEEEEEEDHRTKSRKHAPILEEGKDRISTLPDSVLLSILSFLPTKEAIKTGVLSKRWAYLWTSVSSLSFELEEYYSESCLVKSIHDFTRAFDPTSAVDPIDDFTSAVDHTLLLHRAPKLTNFSVRFKYRTKLKARLDLWVWFATSAKVSQLSLHLSPPYYLDFDGYQLPQHLYTNEFVSEFNFSYCKVFPNGLLHWSSLKHLCIGQSAMCDDVIREVLMGSPRLESLELHDCWEFNRLDIVSESLRKLVIDSYVIDMLKGNVRELELEIVAPKIHSLEILGNFEKIKCRIKDVSALVEAKLDFDMRKSSECYFDDDYYSETYKEYYEEEEDYKEYQDIVRDILDSVHHVKKLTVGNWCLMFLVSRYDEVNHWKSKEIYFKFLLRCLKSIKIKLFYFEGIHTKEFIFLVQFLLTNANVLEKMVITNALPMRISTSNMPLKSLQVALKLLNFPRSSPHAVVMFPYQ, encoded by the exons ATGGAGGAAGAAAGCTCTGGTTTTATCCACAGCTTCTCTGACCGATACTATACCACCAATAattctgaagaagaagaagaagaagaagaagatcatcGAACCAAAAGCCGCAAACACGCACCAATCTTAGAAGAAGGTAAAGATCGAATCAGCACCTTACCTGACTCCGTCCTCCTCAGCATCCTCTCCTTCTTGCCCACCAAAGAAGCTATCAAAACAGGCGTTTTATCCAAAAGATGGGCCTATCTTTGGACCTCCGTTTCCTCTCTCAGTTTCGAACTCGAAGAATATTACTCCGAAAGTTGTCTCGTCAAAAGCATCCACGATTTCACCCGTGCCTTTGATCCCACCAGTGCCGTAGATCCCATCGACGATTTCACCAGTGCCGTAGATCACACCCTGCTTTTACACAGGGCTCCTAAACTCACAAACTTCTCAGTTCGATTCAAGTACAGGACAAAACTAAAGGCTCGCCTCGATCTTTGGGTTTGGTTCGCCACATCTGCCAAAGTAAGCCAACTTAGTCTACATTTATCACCTCCTTATTATCTCGATTTTGATGGATACCAATTGCCTCAGCATCTCTACACCAATGAGTTTGTTTCTGAATTCAATTTTAGTTACTGCAAAGTTTTCCCTAATGGGTTATTACATTGGAGTTCACTCAAGCACTTGTGTATTGGGCAATCGGCCATGTGCGATGATGTGATAAGGGAAGTGTTAATGGGTAGTCCTAGACTTGAATCCTTGGAATTGCATGATTGTTGGGAGTTTAATCGGTTGGATATAGTGTCCGAGAGTTTGAGAAAGTTGGTGATAGATAGCTATGTGATAGATATGTTGAAAGGCAATGTCCGTGAGTTGGAATTGGAAATTGTGGCTCCAAAGATCCATTCTTTGGAAATTCTGGGTAATTTTGAAAAGATTAAGTGTCGGATAAAGGATGTGTCGGCATTAGTTGAGGCTAAACTCGATTTCGACATGCGGAAGAGTAGTGAATGTTATTTCGATGATGATTACTACTCCGAGACTTATAAGGAGTATTATGAGGAGGAGGAAGATTATAAGGAGTACCAAGACATTGTGAGAGACATTCTTGACAGTGTGCATCATGTCAAGAAACTCACTGTTGGCAATTGGTGTCTCATG TTTCTAGTAAGTAGATATGATGAAGTGAACCATTGGAAATCAAAGGAGAtctatttcaagtttttgttacGATGCCTCAAGTCTATCAAGATcaagcttttttattttgaaggaATCCACACAAAGGAATTCATTTTCTTGGTACAATTTCTACTTACGAATGCAAATGTGTTGGAGAAGATGGTTATCACTAACGCCCTGCCTATGCGAATTTCAACATCTAATATGCCACTTAAATCTCTACAAGTGGCTCTAAAGTTGTTAAATTTCCCTAGATCCTCTCCTCATGCAGTAGTTATGTTCCCATATCAGTAA